One part of the Rattus rattus isolate New Zealand chromosome 14, Rrattus_CSIRO_v1, whole genome shotgun sequence genome encodes these proteins:
- the LOC116883265 gene encoding LOW QUALITY PROTEIN: zinc finger protein 120-like (The sequence of the model RefSeq protein was modified relative to this genomic sequence to represent the inferred CDS: inserted 1 base in 1 codon) — MVWAQTLGRVASNSEKLALPISSKTTVDMTSSVENTVTYEDVIVNFTREEWALLNPSQKKLYKDVMLDTYRNLSTIGMKEVILERKPPNIIHVKPLHITVMVKGMKAFILKRKPLKLFSVLKPLHITVVCKYVKEHNLSRIPIHVIXCGKTFANYSNLKSHERIHNREKFYECNQCGKVFVNHSHLQRHEVIHTGEKPYECNQCGQSFPYHRSLQIHERIHTGEKPYKCNQCDKAFTNHTGLLRHKRTHSGEKPYECNQCGKTFSQHYNLLMHKRTHTGEKPYECNQCDKAFSYHRSLQMHERIHTGEKPYLCNQCDKAFSRHSNLQLHKRTHTGEKPYKCNQCDKTFSQHSHLRMHERTHTGEKPYGCSQCGKTFACYSHLQRHKRIHNVKKACGYI; from the exons ATGGTCTGGGCCCAGACTCTTGGTAGAGTTGCTTCGAATTCTGAGAAACTAGCACTTCCTATCAGTTCCAAGACCACTGTAGACATGACCAGCAGTGTTGAG AATACAGTAACTTATGAGGATGTAATTGTGAACTTCACTCGGGAAGAGTGGGCTTTGCTAAATCCTTCCCAGAAGAAGCTCTACAAAGATGTCATGCTGGACACCTACAGGAACCTCAGTACTATAG GCATGAAAGaagtcatactggagagaaaGCCTCCAAATATTATCCATGTAAAGCCTTTACATATCACCGTCATGGTCAAAGGCATGAAAGCATTCATATTGAAAAGAAAGCCTTTGAAGTTATTCAGTGTGTTGAAGCCTTTGCACATCACAGTAGTCTGCAAATACGTGAAAGAACACAACCTGTCCAGAATCCCTATTCATGTAA GATGTGGTAAAACCTTTGCAAATTACAGTAATCTTAAAAGCCATGAAAGAATTCATAATAGAGAGAAATTctatgaatgtaatcagtgtggtaaagtCTTTGTAAATCACAGTCATCTTCAAAGGCATGAAGtcattcatactggagagaaaccatatgaatgtaaccaatgtgggcAGTCCTTCCCATACCACAGGagtcttcaaatacatgaaagaattcatactggagagaaaccctacaaatgtaatcaatgtgataaagcctttacAAATCACACTGGTCTCCtaagacataaaagaacacatagtggagagaaaccctatgaatgtaaccagtGTGGTAAAACCTTTTCACAACACTATAATCTCCTAatgcataaaagaacacatactggagagaaaccatatgaatgtaaccaatgtgacAAAGCCTTTTCATACCACAGGAGTCttcaaatgcatgaaagaattcataccGGAGAGAAACCCTACCTATGCaatcaatgtgataaagccttctCACGGCACAGTAATCTTCAACTGCATAAAAGAActcatactggagaaaaaccttacaaatgtaatcaatgtgataAAACCTTTTCACAACACAGTCATCTCAGAatgcatgaaagaacacatacaggagagaaaccctatggatGTAGTCAATGTGGTAAAACGTTTGCATGTTATAGTCATCTTCAAAGGCATAAAAGAATTCATAATGTAAAAAAAGCCTGTggatatatttaa